The genomic segment GCTGCTGCTGAAATCGCTGCCCAATCGCAGGACGAGACTGCCATTTGGCTGTTGCGCGAGCGTCGCCGTGCCGCTGACGTTATAAGAGGTGTTGGGATTTCTAGTAAACGTGCCGCTACGGCTTGTTCCCAAAATGGTGAGACGAACTGCCGAACTTTCGACGCCATCGACTGTCGCGCGAATATTCACTCTGCCTGGCTGGAGGCCGGTTGCCAAACCGGTGCTGCTCACCGTCGCGATGGTTGCATCCGAGCTGCGCCAATTGGCAGTTCAGTCGCTCAACATCGGGCCGTTTAAGTCTTGGGCGAGGGCCGCGAATTGCAGCGTTCCGCCAATACCGATGTTGCCACTGTCCGGCACAACGACGACACGGGCAACTTGATTGGGGTTGGCCACCACCGTCAGGATGGCCGCGCCGCTCGTCACTCCACGCGCACGGGCAGTGATTTT from the Cytophagia bacterium CHB2 genome contains:
- a CDS encoding DM13 domain-containing protein, with translation MATVSSTGLATGLQPGRVNIRATVDGVESSAVRLTILGTSRSGTFTRNPNTSYNVSGTATLAQQPNGSLVLRLGSDFSSSNGPRLEVFLSTTSTVGTNSLNLGRLQRTSGAQSYNVPAGVTLTTYNWVIIHCVPFNVTFGYVQLR